In Rhinolophus sinicus isolate RSC01 chromosome X, ASM3656204v1, whole genome shotgun sequence, a single genomic region encodes these proteins:
- the HCFC1 gene encoding host cell factor 1 isoform X8, whose amino-acid sequence MASAVSPANSPAVLLQPRWKRVVGWSGPVPRPRHGHRAVAIKELIVVFGGGNEGIVDELHVYNTATNQWFIPAVRGDIPPGCAAYGFVCDGTRLLVFGGMVEYGKYSNDLYELQASRWEWKRLKAKTPKNGPPPCPRLGHSFSLVGNKCYLFGGLANDSEDPKNNIPRYLNDLYILELRPGSGVVAWDIPITYGVLPPPRESHTAVVYTEKDNKKSKLVIYGGMSGCRLGDLWTLDIETLTWNKPSLSGVAPLPRSLHSATTIGNKMYVFGGWVPLVMDDVKVATHEKEWKCTNTLACLNLDTMAWETILMDTLEDNIPRARAGHCAVAINTRLYIWSGRDGYRKAWNNQVCCKDLWYLETEKPPPPARVQLVRANTNSLEVSWGAVATADSYLLQLQKYDIPATAATATSPTPNPVPSVPTNPPKSPAPAAAAPAVQPLTQVGITLLPQAAAAPPTTTTIQVLPPVPGSSISVPAAARTQGVPAVLKVTGPQATTGTPLVTMRPASQAGKAPVTMTSLPAGVRMVVPTQSAQGTVIGSNPQMSGMAALAAAAAATQKIPPSSAPTVLSVPAGTTIVKTVAVTPGTTTLPATVKVASSPVMVSNPATRMLKTAAAQVGTSVSSAANTSTRPIITVHKSGTVTVAQQAQVVTTVVGGVTKTITLVKSPISVPGGSALISNLGKVMSVVQTKPVQTSAVTGQASTGPVTQIIQTKGPLPAGTILKLVTSADGKPTTIITTTQASGAGTKPTILGISSVSPSTTKPGTTTIIKTIPMSAIITQAGATGVTSTPGIKSPITIITTKVMTSGTGAPAKIITAVPKIATGHGQQGVTQVVLKGAPGQPGTILRTVPMGGVRLVTPVTVSAVKPAVTTLVVKGTTGVTTLGTVTGTVSTSLAGAGGHSTSASLATPITTLGTIATLSSQVINPTAITVSAAQTTLTAASGLTTPTITMQPVSQPTQVTLITAPSGVEAQPVHDLPVSILASPTTEQPTATVTIADSGQGDVQPGTVTLVCSNPPCETHETGTTNTATTTVVANLGGHPQPTQVQFVCDRQDAAASLVTSTVGQQNGSVVRVCSNPPCETHETGTTNTATTATSNMAGQHSCSNPPCETHETGTTNTASTAMSSIGAGQQRDTRHSCATTTTTPAVVRVGVAAGALEGAQNSVKASCQTRQTNATSTTMTVMATGAPCSASPLLGPSLALEAGGHGTTFVQLAPSSGQVRPSGKDSPVAGLVSTGHQLEAHHSHTISTPSTACSSMGAGEPGEMQGLATHAYESSASAPVTVTALDALLGSSATVTQVCSNPPCETHETGTTNTATTSNAGSAQRVCSNPPCETHETGTTHTPTTATSGGGAGQPEHGQQPPAGRPCETHQTTSTGTTMSVSMGTLLPDSAPSHRTLESSLEGAAPPTVTPQAGASLLTPFPTQRVCSNPPCETHETGTTHTATTVTSNMSSNQDPPPAASDQGEVESTEGDNVNITSSSAITTTVSSTLTRAVTTVTQSTPAPGPSVPPPEELQASPGPRQQLPPRQLLQSASTPLMGESADVLSASQTPELQTAVDLSSTGDPSSGQEPANSAVVATVVVQPPPPTQSEVDQLSLPQELMAEAQAGTTTLMVTGLTPEELAVTAAAEAAAQAAATEEAQALAIQAVLQAAQQAVMGTGEPMDTSEAAAAVTQAELGHLSAEGQEGQATTIPIVLTQQELAALVQQQQQLQEAQAQQQQHHLPTEALAPADSLNDPAIEGNCLSELAGAVPSTVALLPSTATESLAPSNTFVAPQPVVGASPAKLQAAATLTEVANGIESLGVKPDLPPPPSKAPVKKENQWFDVGVIKSTNVMVTHYFLPPDDAVPSDDDSGTVPDYNQLKKQELQPGTAYKFRVAGINACGRGPFSEISAFKTCLPGFPGAPCAIKISKSPDGAHLTWEPPSVTSGKIIEYSVYLAIQSSQAGGGEPKSSTPAQLAFMRVYCGPSPSCLVQSSSLSNAHIDYTTKPAIIFRIAARNEKGYGPATQVRWLQETSKDNSGTKPASKRPMSSPEIKSAPKKSKADGQ is encoded by the exons CCACCAACCAGTGGTTCATCCCAGCCGTGAGAGGGGACATCCCCCCTGGGTGTGCAGCCTATGGCTTTGTGTGCGATGGGACCCGCCTGCTGGTGTTCGGTGGGATGGTCGAGTATGGGAAATACAGCAATGACCTCTACGAGCTCCAG GCAAGCCGGTGGGAGTGGAAGAGACTCAAAGCAAAGACGCCCAAAAACGGGCCCCCTCCATGTCCTCGGCTCGGGCACAGCTTCTCCCTTGTGGGCAATAAATGCTACCTGTTTGGGGGTCTGGCCAATGATAGCGAGGACCCCAAGAACAACATTCCGAG GTACCTGAATGACTTATACATCCTGGAATTGCGGCCCGGCTCCGGAGTGGTAGCCTGGGACATTCCCATCACCTACGGCGTCCTGCCCCCACCCCGGGAGTCACATACTGCCGTGGTGTACACGGAGAAAGACAACAAGAAGTCCAAGCTGGTCATCTACGGAGGGATGAGTGGCTGTCGGCTCGGGGACCTGTGGACCCTGGATATCG AGACTCTGACGTGGAATAAGCCCAGTCTCAGCGGGGTAGCTCCTCTTCCCCGCAGCCTCCACTCGGCCACGACCATAGGCAACAA AATGTACGTGTTTGGTGGCTGGGTGCCGCTCGTCATGGATGACGTCAAGGTGGCCACACACGAGAAGGAGTGGAAGTGCACCAACACACTGGCTTGTCTCAACCTGG ATACCATGGCCTGGGAGACCATCCTGATGGACACACTGGAGGACAACATCCCCCGGGCCCGAGCTGGCCACTGCGCTGTAGCAATCAATACCCGCCTGTACATTTGGAGTGGGCGTGATGGCTACCGAAAGGCCTGGAACAACCAGGTGTGCTGTAAGGACCTCTGGTACCTGGAAACAG AAAAGCCACCACCCCCGGCCAGAGTACAACTGGTACGAGCCAACACCAATTCCCTGGAGGTGAGCTGGGGGGCAGTGGCAACTGCCGACAGTTACCTTCTGCAGCTCCAGAAATACGACATTCCTGCCACGGCTGCTACCGCCACCTCCCCCACACCCAATCCAGTCCCATCTGTGCCTACCAACCCTCCCAAGAGCCCTGCCCCGGCAGCAGCCGCACCCGCTGTGCAGCCGCTGACCCAAGTAGGCATCACGCTCCTGCCCCAGGCTGCTGCCGCGCCTccgaccaccaccaccatccaggTGTTGCCACCAGTGCCCGGCAGCTCAATTTCAGTGCCCGCCGCCGCCCGGACTCAAG GTGTCCCTGCTGTTCTCAAAGTGACCGGTCCTCAGGCTACAACAGGAACCCCGTTGGTCACCATGCGACCTGCCAGCCAGGCTGGGAAAGCCCCCGTCACCATGACCTCCCTTCCTGCAGGCGTGCGGATGGTTGTGCCAACTCAGAGTGCCCAGGGCACG GTGATTGGCAGCAACCCGCAGATGAGTGGCATGGCTGCGTTGGCGGCTGCAGCTGCCGCCACCCAGAAGATCCCTCCTTCCTCGGCGCCCACAGTGCTGAGTGTCCCAGCAGGCACCACCATTGTGAAAACCGTGGCCGTAACACCTGGCACTACCACCCTCCCGGCCACTGTGAAGGTGGCCTCCTCGCCAGTCATG gtgaGCAACCCAGCCACTCGCATGCTAAAGACTGCAGCCGCCCAGGTGGGGACGTCCGTCTCCTCTGCTGCCAACACGTCCACTCGCCCCATCATCACAGTGCACAAGTCGGGGACTGTGACTGTGGCCCAGCAAGCCCAGGTGGTGACCACAGTCGTGGGTGGGGTCACCAAGACCATCACCCTGGTGAAGAGCCCCATTTCCGTCCCAGGAGGCAGTGCTCTG ATTTCCAACCTGGGCAAAGTGATGTCAGTGGTGCAAACCAAACCAGTTCAGACTTCGGCAGTCACAGGCCAGGCATCTACAGGCCCAGTGACCCAGATCATCCAG ACCAAAGGGCCCCTGCCAGCCGGGACCATCCTGAAACTGGTGACCTCAGCAGATGGCAAgcccaccaccatcatcactacaACACAGGCCAGTGGGGCTGGGACTAAGCCCACCATCCTGGGCATCAGCAGCGTGTCCCCCAGCACCACCAAGCCCggcaccaccaccatcatcaagACCATCCCCATGTCAGCCATCATCACGCAGGCAGGCGCCACAG GTGTGACCAGCACTCCTGGCATCAAGTCCCCGatcaccattatcaccaccaaGGTTATGACTTCAGGAACTGGAGCACCTGCAAAAATAATCACTGCTGTTCCCAAAATTGCCACTGGCCACGGGCAGCAAGGAGTGACCCAG GTGGTGCTGAAGGGGGCCCCTGGACAGCCAGGCACCATCCTCCGCACCGTGCCCATGGGGGGCGTCCGCCTGGTCACCCCCGTCACTGTCTCTGCTGTCAAACCAGCCGTCACCACGTTGGTTGTGAAGGGCACCACAG GTGTCACAACCCTGGGCACCGTGACAGGTACCGTTTCCACCAGCCTTGCCGGAGCTGGGGGCCACAGTACCAGTGCTTCCCTGGCCACACCCATCACCACCTTAGGCACCATTGCCACCCTCTCGAGCCAGGTGATCAACCCCACTGCCATCACCGTGTCGGCCGCACAGACCACGCTGACAGCGGCCAGTGGTctcaccacccccaccatcaccatGCAG CCTGTCTCCCAGCCTACCCAGGTGACTCTGATCACGGCGCCCAGTGGGGTGGAGGCCCAGCCTGTGCACGACCTCCCTGTGTCCATCCTGGCCTCACCTACTACGGAACAGCCCACGGCCACTGTCACCATTGCTGACTCTGGCCAGGGTGACGTGCAGCCCGGCACCGTGACGCTGGTCTGCTCCAACCCGCCTTGTGAGACCCACGAGACAGGCACCACCAACACGGCCACCACCACCGTCGTGGCTAACCTTGGGGGACACCCACAGCCCACCCAAGTGCAGTTCGTCTGTGACAGACAGGACGCTGCCGCTTCTCTCGTCACTTCGACAGTGGGGCAGCAGAACGGCAGTGTGGTTCGCGTCTGCTCCAACCCACCATGCGAAACCCATGAGACAGGCACCACCAATACCGCCACCACTGCCACCTCTAATATGGCTGGCCAGCACAGCTGCTCCAACCCGCCCTGTGAAACCCACGAGACGGGCACCACCAACACCGCCTCCACTGCCATGTCGAGCATTGGTGCCGGCCAGCAGCGAGACACCCGGCACAgctgtgcaaccaccaccaccacccctgctgTGGTCCGGGTCGGGGTGGCTGCGGGGGCCCTGGAGGGAGCCCAGAATTCTGTCAAAGCCTCATGCCAAACCCGCCAGACCAATGCAACCAGCACCACCATGACTGTGATGGCCACTGGGGCCCCGTGCTCAGCCAGCCCACTCCTTGGGCCGAGCCTGGCGTTGGAGGCCGGGGGCCACGGCACCACTTTTGTGCAGTTGGCCCCATCGAGTGGCCAAGTCAGGCCCAGCGGCAAGGACAGCCCAGTAGCTGGCCTGGTGTCCACGGGGCACCAGCTGGAGGCACATCACAGTCACACCATCAGCACCCCCAGCACAGCCTGCTCCAGCATGGGTGCTGGGGAGCCTGGCGAAATGCAGGGGCTCGCCACACATGCGTACGAGAGCTCAGCCAGTGCCCCTGTGACTGTGACAGCCCTGGATGCGCTGCTGGGCTCCTCTGCCACCGTGACCCAGGTCTGCTCCAACCCGCCGTGCGAGACCCACGAGACAGGCACCACCAACACGGCCACTACCTCGAATGCGGGCAGCGCCCAGCGGGTCTGCTCCAACCCGCCCTGCGAGACCCACGAGACGGGCACCACCCATACACCCACCACCGCCACCTCCGGTGGGGGTGCAGGCCAGCCCGAGCATGGGCAGCAGCCCCCTGCCGGCCGCCCCTGCGAGACACACCAGACCACTTCCACTGGCACCACCATGTCGGTCAGCATGGGCACCCTGCTCCCCGACAGCGCCCCCTCCCATAGGACCCTGGAGTCCAGCTTGGAGGGGGCAGCACCGCCCACCGTCACTCCCCAGGCGGGTGCTTCATTGCTGACTCCTTTTCCAACGCAGAGGGTGTGCTCCAACCCCCCCTGTGAGACCCACGAGACTGGCACCACGCACACGGCCACTACTGTCACCTCCAACATGAGTTCCAACCAGG ATCCCCCACCAGCTGCCAGTGACCAGGGAGAGGTAGAGAGCACGGAGGGCGACAATGTGAACATCACCAGCTCCAGTGCCATCACGACCACTGTGTCCTCTACGCTGACACGCGCCGTGACTACCGTGACACAGTCCACACCGGCCCCGGGCCCCTCTGTGCCC CCCCCAGAGGAACTCCAGGCCTCGCCAGGGCCACGCCAGCAGCTGCCGCCACGGCAACTCCTGCAGTCTGCCTCCACACCCCTGATGGGGGAGTCCGCCGATGTCCTGTCAGCTTCCCAGACCCCTGAGCTGCAGACCGCCGTGGATCTGAGCAGTACAGGGGACCCATCGTCAGGCCAGGAGCCTGCCAACTCAGCTGTGGTGGCCACTGTGGTGGtccagccacccccacccacacagtCTGAAGTAGACCAGTTGTCACTTCCCCAAGAGCTGATGGCTGAGGCCCAGGCAGGCACCACCACCCTCATGGTAACAGGGCTCACCCCTGAGGAGCTGGCAGTGACTGCTGCCGCTGAAGCAGCTGCCCAGGCCGCAGCTACAGAGGAAGCCCAGGCCCTGGCCATCCAGGCAGTGCTCCAGGCTGCACAGCAAGCCGTCATGG GCACTGGGGAGCCCATGGACACGTCCGAGGCGGCGGCAGCTGTGACACAGGCGGAGCTGGGCCACCTTTCAGCTGAGGGTCAGGAGGGCCAGGCCACCACCATCCCCATCGTGCTGACGCAGCAGGAGCTGGCCGCCTTGgtgcagcagcaacagcagctacaggaggcccaggcccagcagcagcagcatcacctccCTACCGAGGCCCTGGCCCCTGCTGACAGCCTCAACGACCCGGCCATTGAGGGCAACTGCCTCAGCGAGCTGGCCGGGGCCGTCCCCAGCACCGTAGCCCTGCTGCCCTCCACAGCCACTGAGA GCCTGGCTCCTTCCAACACGTTTGTGGCCCCCCAGCCAGTCGTGGGAGCCAGTCCCGCAAAGCTGCAGGCCGCCGCTACCCTGACTGAGGTGGCCAATGGCATCGAGTCCCTGGGCGTG AAGCCAGACCTACCGCCCCCGCCTAGCAAAGCCCCTGTGAAGAAAGAGAACCAGTGGTTTGATGTGGGAGTGATTAAGAGCACTAATGTAATGGTGACACACTATTTCCTGCCACCAGATGATGCTGTCCCGTCTGAT GACGACTCGGGCACTGTCCCAGACTATAACCAGCTGAAGAAGCAGGAACTGCAGCCCGGCACAGCCTATAAGTTCCGTGTTGCTGGGATCAATGCCTGTGGCAGGGGGCCCTTCAGCGAGATCTCAGCTTTTAAGACGTGTCTGCCTGGTTTCCCAGGGGCCCCCTGTGCCATTAAAATCAGCAAA AGTCCCGACGGTGCTCACCTCACCTGGGAGCCCCCctctgtgacctcgggcaagATCATCGAGTACTCGGTCTACCTGGCCATCCAGAGCTCCCAGGCCGGCGGCGGCGAGCCCAAGAGCTCGACCCCGGCCCAGCTGGCCTTCATGCGGGTGTACTGTgggcccagcccctcctgcctcGTGCAGTCCTCCAGCCTCTCCAACGCCCACATTGACTACACCACCAAGCCCGCCATCATCTTCCGCATCGCTGCCCGCAACGAGAAGGGCTACGGCCCAGCCACCCAAGTGAGGTGGTTGCAAG aaaCCAGTAAAGACAACTCTGGCACCAAGCCAGCCAGCAAGCGGCCCATGTCCTCTCCAGAAAT AAAATCCGCTCCAAAGAAATCTAAGGCAGATGGTCAGTGA